A region from the Peromyscus maniculatus bairdii isolate BWxNUB_F1_BW_parent chromosome 5, HU_Pman_BW_mat_3.1, whole genome shotgun sequence genome encodes:
- the Neurog1 gene encoding neurogenin-1 codes for MPAPLETCLSDLDCASSNSNSDLSSFLTDEDDCARLQPLASTSGLSVPARRSAPTISNVPSAPDEEQERRRRRGRARVRSEALLHSLRRSRRVKANDRERNRMHNLNAALDALRSVLPSFPDDTKLTKIETLRFAYNYIWALAETLRLADQGLPGGGARERLLPPQCTPCLPGPPSPTSDAESWGSGAAASPCATVASPLSDPSSPSASEDFTYGPGDPLFSFPGLPKDLLHTTPCFIPYH; via the coding sequence ATGCCTGCCCCTTTGGAGACCTGCCTCTCCGACCTCGACTGtgccagcagcaacagcaacagcgaCCTGTCCAGCTTCCTTACGGACGAAGACGACTGTGCCAGGCTCCAGCCCCTAGCCTCAACCTCGGGGCTGTCCGTGCCAGCCCGCAGGAGTGCGCCCACCATCTCGAATGTTCCCAGTGCACCGGACGAAGAGCAGGAACGCCGGCGCCGGCGAGGTCGCGCGCGGGTGCGGTCCGAGGCGCTACTGCACTCCCTGAGAAGGAGCCGTCGGGTCAAGGCCAACGATCGCGAGCGCAACCGCATGCACAACCTCAATGCTGCTCTGGACGCACTGCGCAGTGTGCTGCCCTCGTTCCCCGACGACACTAAGCTCACCAAGATTGAGACGCTGCGCTTCGCCTACAACTACATCTGGGCCCTGGCTGAGACACTGCGCCTGGCAGATCAAGGGCTCCCCGGGGGCGGTGCCCGGGAGCGCCTCCTGCCTCCGCAGTGTACCCCCTGCCTGCCTGGGCCCCCAAGTCCCACCAGCGACGCGGAGTCCTGGGGCTCGGGAGCCGCTGCCTCCCCCTGCGCCACCGTAGCTTCGCCGCTCTCTGACCCCAGCAGTCCCTCTGCCTCAGAAGACTTCACCTACGGTCCCGGCGacccccttttctccttccctggcCTGCCCAAAGACCTACTCCACACGACGCCCTGTTTCATTCCGTACCACTAG